CGGATTCGTCTTCTGCGTAAAAAGCATGTTGGTCAGCAGGTCGTACACCCAGAGCGTCTTAGTCCAACGCTTTTCCCGAGAAGGCTTCGGTATGATAACGGCGAACCGAAGGTCATTGTGGCCGCACTGGTGAATCGTTCTCAATAATCTGGCGATCGCATTGGCTCAGAATCGTGTTTCTTTAGGATCTGGCCCTTGAAAGCCCGGCAGGTTGCACTTGAAAAGATCCTAATTTCTAAAGATATTTTAATTGACATGTCGCTGGACGAATACGAAAACGAGAGCATGAAATCCGCCCGATATGGTCCGATCCATTTTTCCAGTTTATTTCAATAATCGAGGAAGAAATCGGCTCTATCTCCGTTTAAGGGGGATAGAAGCAATGGTATCTCAATCGTGTTGAGAGGTGTAGCTGATGAAGGTCCCTCTGATTTTTTGGGGTTTGCTCGCATCGTTAGCACTCGCATCTCCAAGCCAGGCAGACGAAAAAACAGATTTGGCAGCGCAGGCCTACGAGGTCATCGCCAAGCACTGCTTGCGTTGCCATAAGGGGCCTGGCTCCGAAGGTGGGGTTGCCAATTTTGGCTCCCTTGCGGATTTGCAGGCACCCCGGGGGAAGAAAGCGGCCCTTATCGTGGCTGGTAAGCCTGAAGAGTCCCGCCTTTACCAGCGTCTGGCGATCGATGGGGATATGCCGCCGGAAGAGGCGCTGCGAGCCACCGGTAAGCCCACCGAAGAAGAAAAAGCGATTCTGAAAAAATGGATTGAAGCTTCCGCTCCCCCCTTTACAAATTCCGCAAAGCAGCGAAATTTCATCACTCTGGCTGATGAGCTGACAGCGATTCGCGAAGCACTGCAAAAAGCCAATCGTGAAGATCGTCCTTATATTCGTTTCTTCACGCTAACACACCTTCACAATGACAAAACGATTCCGGAAGCCAAATTAAAGCTGATTCGAGCGGCCCTCTCTAAAGCCATCAATAGCTTGAGCTTGAAGCCCACAATTGTTCTGCCCGAATCGGTGAACAGTGCCGGAACAGTGTACGCCGTGGATATTCGACGACTCGACTGGGACACGCGCCATCTGTGGAATCGCATTCTCGAATTCTACCCTTACGGTCTACTCTACACGAAATATCCCGATCCTAACATTCGCCGCTTGGCCGAAGATGTGGAAGATCTTTCCAAAGCGCAGATTCCCGCGCTGCGGGCGGACTGGTTTGTCGCCACGGCCCTGCGACCGCCGTTGTATCACACCCTTCTGAACATTCCGGAGGATGCCCGGGTACTCGAGCAACGCGTTGGAGTAAATGTTGCAACCAACTTCGAGAGCGATAAACTGGCTCGCGCTGGCTTTTCCAGATCCGGCGTCTCCGCTCAGAACCGACTCGTCGAACGGCACGACTCCAATCAGGGGGTGTATTGGAAGAGTTATGATTTCAAGCCGGATGCAGGTCGAGGGCGTCTGATCCGTTTTCCCCTTGGTCCACTCAACCTCTTCTCGAAAGGCCATCACCCCTATGAAAATCAGGCTTTCGTACATGACGGAGGGGAAATCATCTTCAGCCTTCCCAATAAACTCCATGCCTACATGCTCGTCGACGGTAAGAACAAGCGGATCGACGAAGGTCCGATTTCCGTGGTCGGCGATTCCAAGAAAACGGCCGGGACTTCGGCCATCGTGAATGGCATTTCCTGTATGGCTTGCCACACAAAAGGAATGATCGAGCTGAAGGATTACGTTCGGGACAACTCCGCTGTCTTCGGCAAAGCGGATGATAAAGTGCGTAAACTCTATCCCGATGCTAAAAAGATGGACGAACTGATCCAACAGGATCAGGAACAATACCTTTCCGCTCTCGAGAAAGCTGTTGGGCCTTTCCTGAAGATCGGCCCGGATGCGAATAAATCGATCGCAGATCTTTCCGAGCCTTGCAGTTACGTCATTATGACCTATCGATCTTCCTCCGACGCTTACCTGACGCTCGACCGGATCGCTTGCGAGCTTTACCTGAAAAATGGGGAAGAATTGAAAGCAAAAGTCGGAGCTAAGAAGTTCAAGGAGTTAGGTCTCGCTTCCTTACTGTCGCAACCCGACGCGGTCATCGCCCGCCTGGAATGGGAAGCGGTCGATGGCTATTCCCTCATGCAAGAACTGGGCAAAGAGTTAGGTTGTCTACCTATTGGAAAGTAATATTTCGAAACAATTGAACTGGGAGATTTACATATGAAGATTTTGATGTTCTTACTGGCGCTCGGGATCATCCCCTTTTCGTCCGCTCGGGCCGAAGAAATCAAGACCCTGCAGGTCATCGCCGCCGAACTGGCGATTGATGTCAAAGCGGTCCTGAACAAGGAAAACCAGCAGTCGGTACGGATCGGCCTGTTTAGTCCGCGCGGGGCGGCCCTCGGAGATGCCAATGCGGGGCTCGCGATTTGCGCCGCACTCGAAAAGGAACTGGGTAATACCGCGAATCCCGAAGCCACTTTTGAGATCTCAGGGTATTTCCTTTTCATAGAAGCCCCCAAGGATACCCGGATTAAGCTGATCTCCGTCAAACCAGAATTAACGAATACAAAATCGGGCGAGACGGTAAAAGCCTTCCTACCTAAGGAACTCGTCATCGGCGGAAATACGGATATTGCACGAATATTGGGTGTCTCGGGTAGAGTACCTTCGGAGAAAGAAGGTGTACAAGTGCCCTACACGGAGCGAAACCAGGAAATCCAGAAGATTCACAAACAGCCAACCACTTTCATTCATGGGGAAGATAAATCTCTCATCTCCTCCGGCCCAGATAGCCTTTACGATGTACAGATTCTCGTCGGCCCCTCCCCCGATTCGATGAGTCCCCGTCCCGCCAGGGAAATCGCGCTTAAATTCCAAGAAAACATCTAATGTCATTAATTGTATTGCGCATCGTTCTTCTTTAGTGGAGGATGTGGAAATCGCTCGCTAGATCGCCCTGGGGTTCCTCGATGTTTCAGCTTTCCGAACTATCTCCCGCGCCGGCGAAAACTCCGTTGACCGATCTCCTCGTCCACTTCGCGGATTTGCCCGACCACCGCCTCGATCGTTGCCAACAACACACGCTTTCGGAAATCATTTTCATAGCCATTTGCGCCGCGGTTTCCGGAGCCAACGACTGGGTGGCCGTCGAAGCTTTCGGCGTGACCAAGATCGACTGGTTCCGGAAGTATCTCCCTTGCCCAACGGCATCCCGAGCCATGACACTTTCGGCCGAGTTTTCCGCTATCTGGACACGGATGCTTTCGAGGCCTGCTTCGCTTCATGGATGGCGGAAATCTGCGTCGGGACCGACCTGCTTCAGGTGGCGATCGACGGCAAGACGATGCGTTCGTCAGGCGGTCCGGGTCAGAAGTGCCTGCACGTGGTCAGCGCGTTTGCGACGGCCAACCGCGTGACGCTGGGCCAAGAGGCGGTGGACGATAAATCGAACGAGATCACCGCGATCCCGGAATTGCTGAAACGGCTGGACATTGCCGGAAAAATCGTGACTATCGACGCGATGGGCTGTCAAAAAAAAATCGCCGAGGCGGTGCGGGAACGGGACGCGGATTACCTGTTGGCGGTGAAGGACAATCAACCGACTCTCTTGGCCGAGATCAAGGCTCATTACTTCAAGCATTTGGAGTCCGGATTCGCCGATGTACCGACGACGTTCTGCGAATCGACGGAGAAGAATCGAGGCCGAGTGGAGTACCGTTCGTGCCTCGTGTTTTCGGACGTCAATTTCTTATCGATGAAGGACGATTGGAAAGGCTTGAAGACGGTGGTCGTGGTGGTGACCGACCGCCGAGAAAACCACAAGAGCGCGAGCGAAATCCGCTACTATATTTGCAGCCGAGCGTCGGACGCTCCGGTGTTGGCGAAAGCGGTCCGGGAACATTGGACGATCGAGAATAATTTGCATTGGTCCTTGGATGTGACATTCGGCGACGACGACAGCCGGGTTCGAAAAGATAACGGCCCTCAGAATTTCGCCAGGATTAAAAGGTTGGCTCTGAGCATAGTAGCGAATGCGAGCGGCAAGGAATCGATGGCAGTCAAACGACTGAAAGCCTGCGCCAGCGATGAACGCCGAGAATTAATTATTCGAGAATTCCTTCAGCTTTAAATGCGATTTCCCTGCCCGTCCCGCCAAGCTCATAGACGGTAAAGCCTTTGTTGATATTCACAAGGAGGAGTTGTATCAGGTTCGGGTTATCAATCGTTCGAATAACGAAGTTGCAGTTTCTCTGGCGATTGATGGAGTGGACCAGTTCACCTTCAGCGATGTCAAAAAGGCGGATGGGAAGCCGAAATTTTCCCATTGGATTCTCGAAAAACAGGGTAATCCCAATCAAGAAATCATCATTAAAGGATGGCACAAAAATCGGCTCTTCCGTTTTTAGGCGCAACTCTCGGCGAATCAGTCATTTTGGGATAGATTGCAACTTAGAGTAACCATTTCCTGGTTCACGGAAGAGCCGATGACGACGACTACCATTGCCATAGACATGGACGTCCCCGCCGGAGTGAGCGTTGGCGAATATGAACGCGTCGACGGGGGCCACGCCTTTCACGTGAGTTGGGAGTTGCCCGACAATCTTTGTTGCGAGACTTGCCGGCGTGAGTCTCCGCTTCAATTGGTGGAGAAGAACAAGTTTCTGAGCATCCGCGATCTGGATTTGTGGGGTAAGCCGAGCTTTTTCGTGTACCAGGAGGTGTATCACCGCTGCCCGTCGTGCGGTCACCGTCAATCGCTGTTGCCGCCGTTCAAGCGTCGGGATGTGAAATATACGTTCCGCTTCGAGGAGCAGGTGCTGGTCAGTCTGATCGGGAGCACAGCCGAAGACGTGGCAGTGCGTTTGGGGATTGCCGCGGAGACGGTGGAGCGAATCGTCAAGAACCGGATAGAGGACGCCAAGGCGAAGCAGATCGATCCCCAGCGGAAGATCAAGCGTTTGGGTCTGGATGAGATCAGCCTGCGTAAGGGGCATAAGGGATATGCGACAATATTGACGGACCTGACGAATGGGGAGCGTCCGGAGATTCTGGCTCTGTCCAAGGGTCGCGACGAAGCAGCGGGGCGAGCGTGTTTGGAGCGTTTGTCGGCCCAGCAACGGTCGGCGGTGCGTTGGCATCATACGGACATGAGCGCGGCGTATTTGAAGGCTTGCGGCGTGCATTTACCCAACAGCCAGTCGGTGATAGATCGCTTTCACGTCGCCAAGAAATTGGGTGAGGTGGCGGACGA
The genomic region above belongs to Telmatocola sphagniphila and contains:
- a CDS encoding ISAs1 family transposase, with the translated sequence MRRGFRSQRLGGRRSFRRDQDRLVPEVSPLPNGIPSHDTFGRVFRYLDTDAFEACFASWMAEICVGTDLLQVAIDGKTMRSSGGPGQKCLHVVSAFATANRVTLGQEAVDDKSNEITAIPELLKRLDIAGKIVTIDAMGCQKKIAEAVRERDADYLLAVKDNQPTLLAEIKAHYFKHLESGFADVPTTFCESTEKNRGRVEYRSCLVFSDVNFLSMKDDWKGLKTVVVVVTDRRENHKSASEIRYYICSRASDAPVLAKAVREHWTIENNLHWSLDVTFGDDDSRVRKDNGPQNFARIKRLALSIVANASGKESMAVKRLKACASDERRELIIREFLQL
- a CDS encoding c-type cytochrome domain-containing protein, with the translated sequence MKVPLIFWGLLASLALASPSQADEKTDLAAQAYEVIAKHCLRCHKGPGSEGGVANFGSLADLQAPRGKKAALIVAGKPEESRLYQRLAIDGDMPPEEALRATGKPTEEEKAILKKWIEASAPPFTNSAKQRNFITLADELTAIREALQKANREDRPYIRFFTLTHLHNDKTIPEAKLKLIRAALSKAINSLSLKPTIVLPESVNSAGTVYAVDIRRLDWDTRHLWNRILEFYPYGLLYTKYPDPNIRRLAEDVEDLSKAQIPALRADWFVATALRPPLYHTLLNIPEDARVLEQRVGVNVATNFESDKLARAGFSRSGVSAQNRLVERHDSNQGVYWKSYDFKPDAGRGRLIRFPLGPLNLFSKGHHPYENQAFVHDGGEIIFSLPNKLHAYMLVDGKNKRIDEGPISVVGDSKKTAGTSAIVNGISCMACHTKGMIELKDYVRDNSAVFGKADDKVRKLYPDAKKMDELIQQDQEQYLSALEKAVGPFLKIGPDANKSIADLSEPCSYVIMTYRSSSDAYLTLDRIACELYLKNGEELKAKVGAKKFKELGLASLLSQPDAVIARLEWEAVDGYSLMQELGKELGCLPIGK
- a CDS encoding transposase → MTTTTIAIDMDVPAGVSVGEYERVDGGHAFHVSWELPDNLCCETCRRESPLQLVEKNKFLSIRDLDLWGKPSFFVYQEVYHRCPSCGHRQSLLPPFKRRDVKYTFRFEEQVLVSLIGSTAEDVAVRLGIAAETVERIVKNRIEDAKAKQIDPQRKIKRLGLDEISLRKGHKGYATILTDLTNGERPEILALSKGRDEAAGRACLERLSAQQRSAVRWHHTDMSAAYLKACGVHLPNSQSVIDRFHVAKKLGEVADDLRKKTIEPTSEV